The following coding sequences are from one Alphaproteobacteria bacterium window:
- the nrdR gene encoding transcriptional repressor NrdR — MRCPFCGNEDTQVKDSRPTEDGAAIRRRRFCPACGSRFTTFERVQLRDLVIIKKNGQRAPFDRDKLIRSVRVALRKRPVDDERIERMVNGIVRRLESSGENEIPSSVVGEMIMDALANVDQVAYVRFASVYRNFREAKDFEDFIGKLGGDES, encoded by the coding sequence ATGCGCTGTCCTTTTTGCGGCAACGAAGATACGCAGGTCAAGGATTCGCGACCCACTGAAGATGGCGCAGCGATTCGTCGGAGACGGTTTTGTCCCGCATGCGGGTCGCGGTTCACGACATTCGAGCGGGTCCAGCTTCGAGACCTGGTAATCATCAAAAAGAATGGACAGCGCGCGCCGTTCGACCGCGACAAGCTTATTCGGTCTGTGCGCGTAGCATTGCGCAAACGGCCGGTCGATGACGAGCGGATCGAACGTATGGTGAATGGGATCGTTCGGCGCCTGGAAAGTTCCGGCGAAAACGAGATACCCTCTTCTGTTGTCGGCGAAATGATCATGGACGCTTTGGCCAATGTCGATCAGGTCGCCTATGTCCGTTTCGCATCGGTCTATCGCAATTTCCGCGAGGCCAAGGATTTCGAGGACTTCATCGGCAAGCTCGGCGGGGACGAATCCTAG
- a CDS encoding riboflavin synthase, whose amino-acid sequence MFTGIVTDVGCVRAVDGLGEGGLRLTIETGYETETVALGASISCSGVCLTVVDKGPDWFVVDASNETLARTTLGNWTAGSRVNLERALRLGDEMGGHIVSGHVDGVAAVVSIAPDGTSCRYVFQVHTGLAKYIAEKGSVAIDGVSLTVNGVTADRFDTNVIPFTQEHTTLGTLTEGQPVNVEIDMLARYVARLREQS is encoded by the coding sequence ATGTTCACAGGCATTGTCACCGATGTTGGCTGCGTACGTGCGGTCGACGGATTGGGGGAGGGCGGTCTCCGTCTCACCATCGAGACCGGCTACGAAACCGAGACCGTCGCCCTTGGCGCCTCGATCTCGTGCTCGGGCGTATGCCTGACCGTGGTCGACAAGGGACCGGACTGGTTCGTCGTCGATGCCTCCAACGAGACCCTAGCGCGTACTACGCTCGGGAACTGGACTGCCGGCTCTCGGGTCAATCTGGAACGTGCGTTGCGGTTGGGTGACGAAATGGGCGGTCATATTGTCAGCGGCCACGTCGACGGTGTCGCTGCCGTGGTTTCGATAGCACCCGACGGGACTAGCTGCCGCTATGTGTTTCAGGTTCACACCGGACTGGCGAAATACATTGCGGAGAAGGGCTCGGTTGCGATAGACGGCGTTTCACTGACGGTAAACGGTGTGACGGCCGACCGTTTCGACACCAATGTCATCCCCTTTACGCAAGAGCATACGACATTGGGAACATTGACCGAGGGGCAACCGGTGAACGTAGAAATCGACATGCTGGCGCGATACGTTGCCCGCCTGAGGGAGCAGTCGTGA
- the ribD gene encoding bifunctional diaminohydroxyphosphoribosylaminopyrimidine deaminase/5-amino-6-(5-phosphoribosylamino)uracil reductase RibD yields MELALRLAARGLGRVSPNPAVGCVVVTGRRIVGRGWTQPTGRPHAETEALARARGQARGATAYVTLEPCAHHGRTPPCAEALVDAGIARAVVAAEDPDPRVAGGGANMLRQAGIQVEMGVRREAAVDLNAGFFSRIERGRPMVTLKAATTLDGRIAAQTGQSKWITGEPARRRAHHLRAVHDAILIGSETAVTDNPMLTCRLPGLEDRSPIRIVVDRRRRMEPSLALVESASRVPTWVFTAPGEETEWHARLAEVGAEVIPLAGAEDDSAVVDGVLSLLANRGITRLLVEGGAGIATAFVKAGVVDELALFRAPRMFGQGGRPIVSELALADIADAPTFERRAVEVVGNDILETYRARH; encoded by the coding sequence ATGGAACTGGCGCTGCGGCTTGCCGCACGCGGTCTCGGTCGTGTATCACCGAATCCCGCTGTTGGCTGCGTCGTCGTTACCGGTCGGCGTATCGTCGGCCGCGGTTGGACTCAACCCACAGGCCGGCCGCATGCCGAGACCGAGGCGTTGGCCCGGGCGAGGGGCCAAGCCAGGGGCGCCACCGCCTATGTCACGCTGGAGCCGTGCGCCCACCACGGCCGCACCCCTCCTTGTGCCGAGGCATTGGTCGATGCCGGGATCGCCCGGGCCGTGGTCGCGGCCGAGGATCCCGATCCTCGTGTGGCGGGCGGGGGCGCCAATATGCTGCGCCAAGCTGGTATCCAAGTTGAAATGGGAGTGCGCCGCGAGGCTGCGGTCGATCTGAATGCCGGTTTTTTCAGCCGCATCGAACGGGGCCGGCCGATGGTAACATTGAAGGCCGCGACGACCCTCGACGGCAGAATCGCGGCCCAAACCGGCCAAAGCAAATGGATTACGGGCGAGCCGGCACGCCGCCGTGCCCATCACCTGCGGGCCGTCCACGACGCCATTCTGATCGGTAGCGAGACCGCGGTGACCGACAATCCGATGCTGACCTGCCGCCTTCCGGGATTGGAAGACCGCTCGCCGATCCGCATCGTCGTCGACCGGCGTCGCCGCATGGAGCCAAGTCTTGCTTTGGTCGAGAGTGCGTCGCGTGTGCCTACCTGGGTTTTTACCGCGCCTGGTGAGGAGACCGAATGGCACGCGCGGTTGGCGGAAGTCGGTGCGGAGGTCATTCCGCTGGCTGGTGCCGAAGACGATTCGGCGGTTGTCGATGGGGTGTTGTCGCTGCTCGCCAACCGGGGAATAACCCGTCTGCTCGTCGAAGGCGGCGCCGGTATTGCCACTGCTTTTGTGAAAGCTGGCGTGGTCGACGAATTGGCTTTGTTTCGCGCGCCCCGCATGTTCGGACAAGGCGGCCGGCCGATCGTTTCGGAACTCGCCCTCGCGGATATCGCCGATGCACCTACCTTCGAGCGGCGGGCTGTGGAAGTCGTGGGCAACGATATTCTGGAAACCTACCGCGCCCGCCACTAG